A window of the Chloroflexus sp. Y-396-1 genome harbors these coding sequences:
- a CDS encoding SOS response-associated peptidase — MCGRYTLAVSASRLSDRFAVEPPLDLKPRYNIAPTQVVVAVRETNRRRELVSLRWGLIPAWAKDADIGNRLINARSETILEKPSFRAAFQRRRCLIPASGFYEWQALPDGKQPFYFTPGDDTLMAFAGLWDQWRAPDGSLVESCTILTTTANVVVAPIHDRMPVIVPPDFDAVWLDPTSDIRQLHELCLAPPPVMLRCYPVSKAVNQVRNDSEALIQPQVQ, encoded by the coding sequence ATGTGTGGACGATATACGCTTGCGGTTTCGGCTAGCAGGCTATCAGATCGTTTTGCAGTCGAACCGCCACTTGATCTGAAACCACGCTACAATATCGCCCCTACGCAGGTGGTCGTTGCTGTGCGCGAAACCAACCGTAGGCGTGAGTTGGTCTCATTGCGATGGGGCTTGATTCCCGCCTGGGCAAAAGACGCCGATATTGGTAATCGTTTGATTAATGCGCGGAGCGAGACTATTCTTGAGAAGCCGTCGTTTCGAGCGGCTTTTCAGCGTCGGCGCTGTTTGATACCCGCTTCGGGCTTTTACGAATGGCAAGCACTGCCAGATGGTAAACAACCTTTTTACTTTACCCCCGGTGATGATACTCTGATGGCATTTGCCGGTTTGTGGGATCAGTGGCGTGCGCCTGATGGCTCACTCGTAGAGAGTTGTACAATCCTGACCACAACTGCCAATGTAGTGGTTGCACCAATACACGACCGTATGCCGGTTATTGTACCACCCGATTTCGATGCAGTCTGGCTTGATCCGACAAGCGATATTCGACAGCTCCACGAACTCTGTCTTGCCCCGCCGCCGGTGATGCTGCGGTGTTACCCGGTGAGTAAAGCCGTCAATCAGGTACGTAACGACAGTGAAGCTTTGATCCAGCCGCAGGTGCAGTGA